AGCACTGCTGTTTgaactgtgtgtgtttctcataaGAAGTGAAAGTGTTGATCATGAAGGCGTCTCGTCACGTTTTGCACGGTGGACACCTGGCGTGACATGACTGAGCAGTGTTACCCCCGATACCTGTTGCtccatttctgtgtgtgtgtgtgtgtttgagagagattgtgttTGAGTAGTGTGTGCGCATGCTGGAGTATGCAGTATGtcagtgcctgtgtgtgtgtggcgttgtctgtgcgtgtatgtgtgagtgtgtgtgtgactgtgagtgcgtgtgtgtgtactgaaTCAGTACTTAACCTTGGCATGCTGTCTAAACTGGATTGTAAAAGACTGGGGGGGAGGGGGTTTATAAATGTaatgatgtatgtatgtatagtatGTACGTATGTatcatatgtatgtatgtaaaacaAATCAatgaaaaactgaagaaaaactcTTGTGTGATCTGGTTTGTCTAggaattctgataaaactgaggatACAGTGAGTTTATACAATTTACTGACCTCCATTAGCTGTATAAATGTAAAgctatataaaagtaatataatgtaatattttatcgtataaaaatatatatgtaattacaATAATACCaaaaagtaatgtaattataGCTCGATAAGTGATGGGTTGTGATATAtgcaatataaaaatgtaatgcaTTATTTAGTAATCAAAAATATTGTAGTATTCTATGATATAGAATTATATACTatgtatctgtatttttttttaactataaggtgcaccggctTATAGGGCGAACtatcaattaacgtctattttcatacataaggtacacctgattataaggagcattatgtTAGACTAGTAAAGAATAAAGGTGTCAACAGGtatttcttctaattcagcaggtcttgtcgcTGGGTTGTGGTGGGGATctaactaagtaaacaaaactaattcttaaaaaaaaaaaaaaccttaaatttcttttaaagtcaagggagcactggatgttaatctacacatatttctcttctGAACACTGTTTTAGGTGAGTAAGGCGCTTccgattatttacagtaagcttagactcctaaatttctccagcactaaggctggagcattaactGCTAGCAGTTAAAACTACAGTTAAACTTtagctaaaaactaaaacaaaaatgtgaattgtgaaaaaagaaaaatattaatatgatGTAAAGTATAttgtgtaaaaaacaaacaaacaaaaataaaataaaaaaaaagaaacaggataCAATTAATTGATTGgcaataaaaatagttttagaaATTATAAAACAGTATGTCAAATTGTCAAAGCAGTATTGGGACAGGTgttgttactgctgttactgcagcacttacacacattcacacaaaagacacagaaacacatacCTCTGAatctattaaaagtaaaagtgttttctttagaagagaaattacagataaagacagagagaggtgagtactgtttcctacaccttcaaaagactcttggacgtctgactgacccacatggaaacagctttagcctttagcacagattaacatgattgtactaagtctcagtttcagaagTGAAGAGAATAATTAGAAAGAAAGCAGGTTGTTTGGGTCATACTGCACTTTttgctactggactactaaacaattGGGGTTGTTCTAAAACTTCTGACCGGTAGTGTATGTTTTTTGAAGGCCTAAATGATCACACAATGCCAAAACTTGCCAACACTCTATGATGCACACCACCCAAGGTCTAATGTTCTTCAGTTCCTGTGTTCTGAGCGAGCTCAGACGGCTCCCAGTCTAAAACCAGCTGCTGTTTCTGGGTCCCGCTCTCACATGCTGGTCTGCGTGGGCGAGCAAATGATCCTGAGCGTGCCGTCCCGCTCGCACGTGTTCCTGACAGCATGGCCGTGGACCAGGCCGTTAGAGCAGTAgttgtggtggtgatggtggtgggggtCTCCGTTGAGGAATCGTGGAATGGCCTGCTGGTACATAGTTCCCGTCTGCTCAGCGAAGCAATGCACGCAGGTTTCTGTCGCCAGGGGTCTGTCAGGGGCCTCTGCGCCGCCTTCCTGAGTCGCAGCGTCCGCCATGAGGCAGTCTGTGAAGAAaaccatgtattttttattatagtgtTAGAACTAACATAATTAAAAGACAGAACTACAGAACATACAGTAGAGACTTGATTGAGAAAAAATTACTTAACTAACCTTGTGACAAGAAATTGTAAAGAAAAAAGGCCATTCTAGTTTTAACATATATTTTCAAGCCtgtagaatttgggttgattcctgttactgatcttatATTATGAAGTGGggcagagagaaaacaggcagcttctccgagtgacctgtaggagattttaaaaccctcattttttttagaaagtaattttactgcagaaaaaaattctatttcttgtttttttttttttttttggagggtattgaacaatacaaaatacacaaagagaggaaaatacaaagcaaaaaagaaaaaatattttcttaaaagATCTTAAAAGTGTATTTCCTGAgtgtatttttatacaaaaagagttttttggggaaaattatgGAAATGATTTTGGTGTTGATGGTGTTGTTTTTTCCTCTGCATGTGTTTTTGCCTAAATGTCTTTTCTTGTTAAAATTGATGACTGGCTGTGTTTATAAATTTTAAAGGACGTGTGGAATTGAGTCTTCAGTACTTgaagtgttctcattggttgttttgtatgTTGTAAAAACTGTGATGTTAATAGGCTTGTTCGATTTTACGTGGCTTCTGAccgagcagagtctggaggaagagtggagagacacacagtccaagctgatcgaggtctagtgtgaagtttccaccaatcagtgatggtttggagagtcatgtcatctgctggtgttgatccactgtgttcatCCAAAGTCAGCGCAGTGTTTTCCCTTACAAATcttacaacttttatggagtagcagatttcattttccagcaggacttggcacactgcccacactgccaaaagtgccaattggtcttatataatattcacattttctgagaatgTCATTgcctgtaaaccataatcatcaacaaaaaaataaataaatgcttaaaatagatcactctgtgtatctgtgttttgaaatgaaacactgaaataaagtaacttttttgagatattatttatatatatatatatatatatatatatatatatatatatatatatatatatatatatatatatatatatatatatatttgtatgattCTGCAGCGGAGGCTGATGTTCTACCATAAAACATAACAGACAACATTCTCGTTTTTTCAGAGCCGACAGGGTACCTTTAGATGTCTGGCTGTGTCCGTCTGGCTGCTGGACCTTCTCCCCCTGGTCCTCCTTCTGCCCCCTGGCTCTCCTCAGCAGCACCAGCAGGGCCACCAGCACAGTCCCCAGCAGCATGGCCAGACACAGGCCCAGCAGAGCGTACACCAGCACCTCTGAGTGGGGCACTTCTCTGGGCCTGTGGCTCCCCCTGGGGTCACGTGGCTGCAGTGCAGTGATGCTGCCAGGCCTTGTGATTCCAGGTGTGGGAGCACGAGCTGTAGACAGAGAGAATTGAGTGTGAGATATTGGAAACTGTGATGAAGAACGCTTTAAAAGGTGAAAATTTTGAGTTGTTAACAATGTTTCATGGACTTATTAGCAGTAATCACTACTGCCTCAATTATGTAAAACATATAGGGACCTATTTTTGCAATCTCCAGTCACTTTAGTGCAACACACAGCTTGATTtgtggcgtgtcagtgtgtcttcgatatattcacaagcactgttgctatttaaacaatgcaggtgcaaacttttttttccttttacaactgtgacatttaaagaactgtatgcattcattcactttacCCTTAagccttaagcttttatacctctatatttttgcactaatgtttatatTGGTCCCATTTACAATGATCCCCCtcactattgcactattatcttgtgtctcttgtcttaAGTATGTATATATCTGTggccttgttgtattgtacatttagtgtattgtgttcttttatatttatattttatcttgctgtacttgttgtaacttttGGGAAGAAGAGTAACATgatttcaatcctctgtatgtcctgtacatatcgtcactgtccaataaaaaacaagtatctgcatttttgtccatttttagtttagtttagtttggcaGTGGTAAATAATCAGTATTTAGCATTCAGTAGCAAATATTCATCAGTCTGTAGTCAATAATCACTATTTAATATTcagtagtctgtatttattaGTCAGTAGTCAATAATCAGTATTTAGGATTTAGTTGTAAGTATTTATTAGGCAGTGGTCAGTAATCAGTATTTAATATTCAGTAGTCAGTGTTCATTAGCCTGTAGTCAGCAAATAATCGTCAATAGTCAGTAATTAGTATTCAGTATTCGTTAGGCAGTAGTCAAtaatcagtatttagtatttagttgtAAGTATTCATTAGGCAGTGGTCAATAATCAGTAtttaatattcagtattcagtgttCATTAGTCTGTAGTTAGCATATAATCATCAACAGTGAGTaattagtattcagtattcattAGGCAGTAGTCAAtaatcagtatttagtatttagtggtAAGTATTCATTAGGCAGTGGTCAATAATCAGTATTTAATATTCAGCAGTCAGTGTTCATTAGCCTGTAGTCAGCATATAATCGTCAGTAGTCAGTaattagtattcagtatttattagTCAGTAATCAGTATTTAGCATTCAGTAGTCAGTATTCATTTAAAAGTGGTCAATAATCAGTATTTAGTATTGCCAGTATTTATTGGTCAGTAAATACAGGCCAGTATTTTGTATTCAATATTCATTTTTTCTGACtttaaaactacttgacttgacttgatgagGGCCCATAGAGTGAATTTGGGACACGGCCGCTGTGTACTTACTCGGACACTCTTGTGAGCACTCTGAGGGGTGGTGGCCACACAGCTCCGAACATTTCAAGCATTTCTTCAGCAGCTGGTCGTAGAACTGCCCAGATACAGCCTTACAGCTGAAGGCCACTGTAAACAGACAGTCAGAAGAGCTGTAATGAGACTGATCACAAAATCAGATCTTCATCAGTTTAATTACAAATGATCTACATCACCAGTTTAATCCAAGTACTGAATAGAAGGGAACAACATTGTTCTACCTCTGCCTCTAagtttgactctctgttgtcCCAACCCCAgctgaaatagagattctgattggatCTGCCTCTTAGTTTGACTCTTTGTTTTGTCCCACTCCTAGTGGAAATAAAGAtactgattggttctgcctctgggTTTGACTCTTTGTTGTCCCGCCCTTAGCgaaaatagagattctgattggttctgcctctgggTTTGACTCTTTGTTGTCCCGCCCTTAGCgaaaatagagattctgattggttctgcctctgtgTTTGACTCTTTATTGTCTCACCCCTAGCAGAAATAGAgactctgattggttctgcctctgggTTTGACTCTTTGTTGTCCCGCCCTTAGCgaaaatagagattctgattggttctgcctctgggTTTGACTCTCTGTTGTCCCACTGCCAGCTGAAAATAGAGATTCTAATTGCTTCTGCCTCTGGGTTTGACTCTCTGTTGTCCCACTGCCAGCTGAAAATAGAGATTCTAATTGGTTCTGCTTTTGAGTTGAGATCTTTTTTGTACCACCCTCAGCTAAcataaagattctgattggtccTGCCACTGAGTTTGACTCTCTATTGTCTCACCCACAActaaaatagagattctgattgttTCTGCCTCTGAGTTTGACTCTTTATTGTCTAATCCCCAACTGAAATAGAGATTTTGATTGGGTCTGCCTTTAAGTTTGGCTCTCTTTTCTTCCACCCCCAgctgaaatagagattctgattggttatgTCTCTGAGTTTGGCTCTTGTTGTCCCACCTCCAACTGAAATAGAGATTCTaaattggttctgcctctgagtttgGCTCTCTTTTGTCTCACCCCAAACtgaaataaagattctgattggttctgcctttgAGTTTGACTCTCTATTGTCTCACCCCCAactgaaatagagattctgattggttatgTCTCTGAGTTTGGCTCTTGTTGTCCCACCTCCAACTGAAATAGAGATTCTaaattggttctgcctctgagtttgGCTCTCTATTGTCTCACCCCCAACTGAAATacagattttgattggttctgcctttaagtttgactctctgttgtcTCACCCCCAactgaaatagagattctgattggttctgcctttaAGTTTGGCACTCTTTTGTCTCACCCCAAACtgaaataaagattctgattggttctgcctttaAGTTTGGCTCTCTTTTGTCTCACCCCAAACtgaaataaagattctgattggttctgcctttgAGTTTGACTCTCTATTGTCTCACCCCCAactgaaatagagattctgattggttatgTCTCTGAGTTTGGCTCTTGTTGTCCCACCTCCAACTGAAATAGAGATTCTaaattggttctgcctctgagtttgGCTCTCTATTGTCTCACCCCCAACTGAAATacagattttgattggttctgcctttaagtttgactctctgttgtcTCACCCCCAactgaaatagagattctgattggttatgTCTCTGAGTTTGGCTCTTGTTGTCTCACCCCCAGCtgaaataaagattctgattggttctgcctctgagttGTTAGCAGTGTGTTACTCACCACAGAAGTCTAGGCAGCGAGTGGGGGGGTCAGGGTTATCACACACCAGCTGACAGGGCATGCACTGTTTTAGCAGGCGGTCCAAGTACTGTCCTCCAGCACAGGTTCCTGCCATCGCTCCTCACCATActcacacctgcacacatacCTTTAATCTTTACTAAACACACTACTGACACACTTACACAACGCTTAACCACTTCAGAACACACTGAAAACTGAATCGGAGTCTGTTGTCCATAGTCAGTAAATAGTAGTTATTCAGTATTGATTAATTGATCAATTAATTGATTACTGACTAAAACTGCTGATAATCAATTCTCTACAACAAAATACTGATGAATGATGCCCTAGTTGTTATTCAGCCAGTAAGCAGTATTCTGCAGCCAGTAAAATATTGGCAAGTAATCAGTGTTAGAGTGTTAGTATTGAAATCAGTGGTCAGTAGTTAATACTAGCCAATTCTCAGTATTTTATAAGTCAGTTGTCACTTTTTACAAGTCAATATTCATGAGTCATCAGTCAGCATTCATTAAGCTATTATTACATTAATTAGTATACCATAAGAATTAGTCAGTAGGCAATAATCAGTTTTCAGTAGTCAAAATGTATTAGTCAGTTGTCAGTTTTCAAAATCAATATTCAATAGTTATCCTTAAGTATTTATTGCACTATGATTACGTTAATCAGTAGACAGTTTTCATTAATTAGTCAGTAGTTTATAatcagtatttagtattcagcCATCAGTATGTATTAGTCTGTATTCTGTAGTCAGTATTCAGTAGTCAATAAccagtttttattttgtatattattatatttaagtaaatattcaTTAGTCAGTACTGTATAATCAGTATATAGTATGCTGTTGTCAGTATTTATTGGTCTGTAGTCAGTATTAATCAGTATGTAGTCAATAatcagtatttagtattcagtagtCAGTATTCATTAGTCTGTAGTCTGTATATAATCCTCAGTAGTCAATAATcagtatttattattcattattcattagtTTGCTGTCAATAATCAGTATTCACTAGTCAGTAGTTAGTATACATCCGGCTGTAGTCAATAATCAGTATTTGGTATTGTCAATATTCATTAGTCTGTAGTCAGTAATATATTAGCCAGGAGTCAGAAATAGTGCTTAGTATTCAGTATCCATTTGCCAGTGGTAAATAATCAGTATTTAGCATTCAGTAGTAAATATTCATCAGCCTGTAGTCAAtaatcagtatttagtatttagttgtAAGTATTCATTAGGCAGTGGTCGATTatcagtatttagtattcagtagtCAGTGTTCATTAGCCTGTAGTCAGCATATAATCATCAACAGTCAGTaattagtattcagtattcattAGGCAGTAGTCAGTAATCAGTATTTAGCATTCAGTAGTCAGTATTCATTAGAAAGCAGTCACTAATCAGTATTTAGTATTGCCAGTATTTATTAGTCTGTAGTCAGTATATATTAGCCAGTATTTTGTATTCAATATTCATTCGGCAGTGGTCAATAATCGGTATTTAGTAGTGGTCAATAAtaagtatttattatttagtagtaAGTATTCATTAGTCTGTAGTCAGTATATATTAGCCAGTATTTTGTATTTAGTAGTAAGTATTCATTAGTCTGTTGTCAATAACCAGTATTCAGTAGTCAGTATTCATTAGAAAGTGGTCAATAATCAGTATTTAGTATTGCCAGTATTCATTAGTCTGTAGTAAGTATATATTAGCCAGTATTTTGTATTCAATATTCATTCTGCAGTGTTTAATAATCGGTATTTAGTAGTGGGCAATAATAAGCATTTAGTATTCAGTAGTAAGTATTCATTAGTCTGTTGTCAATAACCAGTATTCAGTAGTCAGTATTCATTAGTCTGTAGTCAGTATACAATTGTCAGTAGTCAGTAATCAGTATTTAGTTTTCAGTATTTATTAGACAGTAGTCaactatttagtatttagtactGAGTATTCAGTAGTTATAGTCTAACAGCAGttcataaaaaatatacagaaacacgTTGTAATGATGTTTGAGTGATATTTGCCTGGAAGGTCATTCTGCACAATTggtaacagcaatgttattagtaataaaaataataataataaagaagaattttaaaaagacAAGGCCTTGAGAGTAACACCACCTGTGTATCCACCTGTAGAGGATAGTGAATGCACAGGAGAGTGCACGTCTGTCGGCCTGGGAGAGCGTACAGGTAAACACCTACCTTAAGTAGCCATAGAAGTGAGAGGAGTGAGCGGAGTGAGCAGAGTGAGTGTGCTGCAGAGCTTCGGGTGTGTTTTCAGAACCCTGTTCATTTGCCTAAAGCCGCAGTCTGGGGTCTCCTGGGACACTCCTTGTGAGTTTACACTCTCATGACTTGTGAGATGTAACAAAGCTCCAGTTTGACTAAACACTTTTCAGTGCTGTTCACTACCTGTCCAAAAGTATCCGGACGCCCAGATCCTCCAGCATTCATCTGTTCCTCCTGAAATGAAGTGATATTTCCactttgctgcagtaacagcctctaATTGACTGGGAAATATTTACACTAAGAACATTGCTGTAAGCAGGAATTGATTGCATTTGACCCAGAGAGTATGCATGAGTAAGCTCAGGTACTGATTCCACTTCAATACATCCCAAAAACAATACCCtacaaaagtattaaaacagcGAGACCAATCTCCTATTTCTAATGTAGACATTAAACGATGGAAATGAgacaaatatcaatatttcagcttttagttccaggtatttacatctgaatctgatgcacagttcagaagatagcaccttctgtctaaaCCCTGCTATTTTccttatgagcaaaagtattggaacttgTGAGTAAGTCAGATGTGTTAGGTGTGTTTTGTTgaccaggtgtgtcctgatacattgattattcaaacaataaatagtgcTGAATGTCTacattcagtttcagatttgggttttatctgtgcagactgagcaTCTGGGTAAAAatcaagcaactgtgaagctgagggAAGATGGAAAATCATTCAGAGCCAATTTGTAAATATTCGGCATAGCCAGTacaacagtttggaatgtcctgaagaagaaagtcgtcactggtgtactaagtaacagatgttgagaAGACCAAGAAAtaacacagcagttgatgacagaaacactgggcctcatttataaaagcATTTTGGAGTAAAAGTACTGTAGGTATCTAATATCACCTCTCCATAGAATTCAGTAAATCGTAACTGATCCTGAttcagcaattttacaaaatgaAATGGAAACCTAAAAcaactctcttaacacctctaataCACTACcttttctaacctcatttccttcttcccctccttcacttctctatccccttatttcccttcgacctcctttaagccctatctaaagatgttttacctttaacttctattacttttgtacttcactattgtaagtcactttggacaaaagcgtctgccaaatgtaatgtaatgtaatgtaacaacttTTAGTCAAATCAGCAACAACCCCCAGAGAGCAGGACTGCAGATCAAtatactgttcacagaagactttatgaacaaaagtacagatgCTTTTTTTGTCTCATaattttttaatgtcaaacccaaatattttaaacctacagcagaaaaaaaagctattttccATAAGGTTAGTGACATCAGTGGGTCACAGGcttgatgcagttattgcaagtaagggatttgcaactaaatatgaagtttgtttttttttcactttaatttactttaggtTTGTCTGTTCCAATACTTATGGGTggattcagacagaaggtgcttaatcttctgaactgtgtatcagatcaaGATCCagtaaatacctgaaaataaaagctgaaatgttgctcttttgtctcatattcgtATTTGAAACCgaggtgctctaaactccctattactcgcccccaatttgacttactaaagttccTGCCTCATTActtcacatggtggcgctaatcaaaggAATAGTAAACCTGTGGTAAAAAAGAAATATGTGTTATGAAatactgtgaaactgacaccaataaatctataattcctaTTATTTGTTTAGGAGTGTTTTATTCTCTTCTGTAACACAGTtgctgtgaagtatcataaaGTATTGTGATAATTACGGTACACAGAGTATCGTAGAAtcacaatatcatgatattatagtTACACAGATGCACTTTGATCCTGACCCTTGATAAATACACTGCCATAAGTCATAAGTTATGGAGTAACACTTTACCCTAAGGattcattaattaacagtatgtATACCAAGTTCAGAATATAAGTTAAGACACCATTAACCTTTAACTTTTGTTATCTGTtgtcttaattaattattatttacagcattctAATTAATTAAAGTTTAGCAATGTTTAATGtcataactagtgtcaattaataattagataAGATATAACTTTTTtagtttagtacttaagtacagtggtgaagtaaaaataatactctgatatatacagatacagcattttagtatgaTTTGGTATGATGTCAGGTGGGGGCTCAAGAGTacatacatgaattaacatagaaaataaatgtgggtcatttttgacccatgtgtataaatttgatatagtgaaaacaatatatacagttgtggtcaaaagtttacatacacttgtaaaaaaacataatgttatggctgtcttgagttttcaataagttctacaactcttatttttctgtgatagagtgatcggaacacatacatgtttgtcacaaaaaacagtcataaaatttggttctttcataaatttattatgggtctgctgaaaatgtcaccaaatctgctgggtcaaaaatatacatacagcaacattagtatttggttacatgtcccttggccattttcacggcaactaggcgcttttggtagccatccacaagctcctggcaagcttcaggtcgaatgtttgaccactcttcttgacagaattggtgcagttcagctaaatgtgatggttttcttgcatgaacccgtttctttagcactgtccacatgttctcaatggggtttaagtcaggactttgggaaggccattctaaaaccttaattctagcctggtttagccattcctttaccacttttgatgtgtgttttgggtcattgtcttgttggaacacccaactgcgcccaagacccaaccttcgggctgatggttttaagttttcctgcagaatttggaggtaatcctccttcttcattatcccatttactttctgcaaagaaccagttccactggcagcaaaacatccccagagcataatactaccaccaccatgcttgacagtaggcatggtgttcctgggattaaaggcctcaccttttctcctccaaacatattgctgggtgttgtggccaaacagctcaatttttgtttcgtctgaccagagaactttcctccagaaggttttatctttgtccatgtgatcagcagcaaacttcagccgagtcttaaggtgccttttctggagcaagggcttctttcttgcacggcagcctctcagtccatggcgatgtaaaacacgcttgactgtggagactgacacctgtgttccatcagcttccaaatccttgcagacctgcttcttggtgattcttggttgactcttgaccatcctgaccaatctcctctcggcagcatgtgatagcttgcgttttcttcctgatcgtggcagtgacacaactgttccatgcactttatacttgcgtataattgtctgcacagttgctcttgggacctgtagctgctttgaaatggctccaagtgacttccctgacttgttcaagtcaataattcgctttttcagatctacactgagttcctttgactttcccattgtagcttttgtagctgagtctaatcactgggtcaaatgagccctatttaaatgggctcatgagaagtcaacagctgtagtcaatcagaatcacttacaagaagtgaagaggccatgacatgaagctaatttgattgacacaactcgctacatcaccaaaattgacaaattttgttgctgt
This genomic stretch from Astyanax mexicanus isolate ESR-SI-001 chromosome 15, AstMex3_surface, whole genome shotgun sequence harbors:
- the LOC111192411 gene encoding tumor necrosis factor receptor superfamily member 13B, which produces MAGTCAGGQYLDRLLKQCMPCQLVCDNPDPPTRCLDFCVAFSCKAVSGQFYDQLLKKCLKCSELCGHHPSECSQECPTRAPTPGITRPGSITALQPRDPRGSHRPREVPHSEVLVYALLGLCLAMLLGTVLVALLVLLRRARGQKEDQGEKVQQPDGHSQTSKDCLMADAATQEGGAEAPDRPLATETCVHCFAEQTGTMYQQAIPRFLNGDPHHHHHHNYCSNGLVHGHAVRNTCERDGTLRIICSPTQTSM